From one Catenulispora sp. GP43 genomic stretch:
- a CDS encoding carbohydrate ABC transporter permease: protein MERPTWFGRGGKILAIAVISALVVYPFLAVVATSLSSESDIAASGGLVIWPSHPTFDAYRYVFSGGIVSQALWISFAVTAVGTALSMAATIGMAYGLSRRGVVGGRFFLATALFTMLFTPGVIPMFLTVQKLGLYNTLASLVVPSLVSAFNLVVLRSFFMNLPAELLDAARIDGLGDWRILTRVVLPLSKAVLAVVALFYAVSYWNAFFNALLYLNDTSKWPLALVLRGLVIGGEATSAANEGVVPQQAVQMAVVVVSVVPIAAVYPFLQRYFTKGVLTGAVKG, encoded by the coding sequence AGCGGCCCACGTGGTTCGGGCGCGGCGGGAAGATCCTGGCGATCGCCGTGATCAGCGCCCTGGTGGTCTACCCGTTCCTGGCGGTGGTGGCGACCAGCCTGTCCTCGGAGTCCGACATCGCGGCCTCCGGCGGCCTGGTGATCTGGCCCTCGCACCCGACCTTCGACGCCTACCGCTACGTGTTCAGCGGCGGCATCGTCTCGCAGGCGCTGTGGATCAGCTTCGCCGTGACGGCGGTCGGCACCGCGCTGAGCATGGCGGCCACCATCGGGATGGCCTACGGCCTGTCCCGGCGCGGCGTGGTCGGCGGGCGGTTCTTCCTGGCCACCGCGCTGTTCACGATGCTGTTCACACCGGGCGTCATCCCCATGTTCCTGACCGTGCAGAAGCTCGGGCTCTACAACACCCTGGCCTCCCTCGTGGTGCCCAGCCTGGTCAGCGCCTTCAACCTGGTGGTGCTGCGCTCGTTCTTCATGAACCTGCCCGCCGAACTGCTGGACGCCGCCCGCATCGACGGCCTCGGCGACTGGCGGATCCTCACCCGCGTGGTGCTGCCGCTGTCCAAGGCGGTGCTCGCAGTCGTGGCGTTGTTCTACGCGGTCTCCTACTGGAACGCCTTCTTCAACGCCCTGCTCTACCTGAACGACACCAGCAAGTGGCCGCTGGCCCTGGTGCTGCGCGGCCTGGTGATCGGCGGAGAGGCGACAAGCGCGGCCAACGAGGGCGTCGTGCCGCAACAGGCGGTGCAGATGGCCGTCGTCGTCGTGAGCGTCGTCCCGATCGCCGCCGTTTATCCCTTCCTGCAGCGCTACTTCACCAAGGGCGTGCTCACCGGCGCCGTCAAGGGCTGA
- a CDS encoding polysaccharide lyase 8 family protein, whose amino-acid sequence MSDEGHTTLSYAQLRTLALADPSATATVVDALRFLHENAFHPEAEETGNWWHWEIGTPRILLDICVLLRAHIPDADLKDYLAAVRWFCPDPDRQVKTGPWSPLTETGANRADKALIVALSGLLAGDADRVALARDGLSPLFEYATSGDGFYEDGSLIQHDTVAYTGSYGVVLLTSVAEVLALLRGSPWEVSDPGVSVVFDAVEKSFLPFLFEGRMMDTVRGRAIARQHSRDRDIGAATLDAIRLLAESAPSSYAERWRALQRPTGFHVFGAMDRVVHHRPRWSAALSLSSERIARYECGNGENLHGWYTGDGMLYIYDLDDPDHYTDEFWPTVDPYRLPGTTVDTRLREDVGRGSGRGTGAVMAPNRVAGGTVFEGGFGTAELDLHGEGSTLRAHKRWHFLDDAVVALGTDISASDGRRIETIVENRNLHVDAGRRFVVDGVVQEPELGVERRHLGVQWAHLEGVGGYVFPGGTDLISLREERTGTWHAIDVGVSTEGDEVEVRRVFHTLWLDHGVSPRRAGYMYVLLPGASEEGTARRAAQL is encoded by the coding sequence GTGTCCGACGAAGGACACACCACCTTGAGCTACGCGCAGCTGCGGACCTTGGCGCTGGCAGACCCCAGCGCGACCGCGACCGTCGTAGACGCCCTACGCTTCCTGCATGAGAACGCCTTCCACCCCGAAGCCGAGGAGACTGGCAACTGGTGGCACTGGGAGATCGGGACACCGCGCATCCTGCTGGACATCTGCGTCCTGCTTCGTGCGCACATCCCCGACGCCGATCTGAAGGACTACCTCGCGGCGGTGCGGTGGTTCTGTCCGGACCCCGACCGCCAGGTCAAGACAGGGCCGTGGTCGCCGCTGACCGAGACCGGGGCCAACCGCGCTGACAAAGCCCTGATCGTGGCGCTGTCCGGACTGCTCGCCGGCGACGCCGATCGCGTTGCGCTGGCCCGAGACGGGCTGTCGCCGTTGTTCGAGTACGCGACCTCCGGCGACGGTTTCTACGAGGACGGGTCGCTCATCCAGCACGACACGGTCGCGTACACCGGCTCGTACGGAGTCGTGCTGCTGACGTCGGTCGCCGAGGTCCTGGCGCTGCTGCGCGGTTCGCCGTGGGAGGTCAGCGATCCGGGCGTGTCAGTGGTCTTCGACGCGGTCGAGAAGTCGTTCCTGCCCTTCCTGTTCGAGGGCCGGATGATGGACACGGTGCGGGGCCGGGCCATAGCGCGGCAGCACTCGCGGGACCGGGACATCGGCGCCGCGACGCTCGACGCGATCCGGCTGTTGGCAGAGAGTGCCCCTTCTTCGTACGCCGAACGCTGGAGAGCGTTGCAGCGGCCGACCGGGTTCCACGTGTTCGGCGCGATGGACCGCGTCGTGCACCACCGGCCGCGCTGGTCCGCCGCGCTGTCGCTGTCCTCGGAGCGCATCGCGCGCTACGAGTGCGGCAACGGCGAGAACCTGCACGGCTGGTACACCGGCGACGGCATGCTCTACATCTACGACCTCGATGATCCCGACCACTACACGGACGAGTTCTGGCCGACGGTCGACCCCTACCGGCTCCCCGGCACGACGGTCGACACGCGGCTGCGCGAGGACGTCGGACGCGGCTCGGGCCGGGGCACCGGCGCCGTCATGGCGCCGAACCGGGTCGCCGGCGGCACGGTCTTCGAGGGCGGGTTCGGCACCGCCGAACTCGACCTGCACGGCGAGGGAAGCACGCTGCGCGCGCACAAGAGGTGGCACTTCCTGGACGACGCCGTGGTGGCGCTGGGGACGGACATCTCCGCCTCCGACGGCCGCCGGATCGAGACGATCGTGGAGAACCGGAACCTGCATGTGGACGCCGGCCGGCGGTTCGTCGTGGACGGCGTCGTGCAGGAGCCGGAGCTCGGCGTCGAACGCCGGCATCTCGGTGTGCAGTGGGCCCATCTGGAGGGCGTCGGCGGCTACGTGTTCCCCGGCGGCACCGATCTGATATCGCTACGCGAGGAGCGCACCGGGACGTGGCACGCCATCGACGTGGGCGTCTCCACCGAGGGCGACGAGGTCGAGGTCCGGCGGGTCTTCCACACGTTGTGGCTCGACCACGGCGTCTCGCCGCGGCGGGCCGGATACATGTACGTGCTCCTCCCAGGAGCCAGCGAAGAGGGGACGGCGAGACGTGCTGCTCAGCTTTGA
- a CDS encoding right-handed parallel beta-helix repeat-containing protein — protein sequence MLLSFDDLDVAQNEVRRLLAAGQGQDLEVRLSAKAYARTAPLVLTELDSGRNGHTVTWSAEPGGRAELSGGVALGGWRPAGDGRWVATVPEGIPTPRQLYINGLRASWARSDWLEHDGCEIGPEGMTGAGSLGVAAYARPSDVEMVFRVRWRAYHCPVVGVSDDMIRFAEPCWTNALPGTGRVGPHWDNTAVGTEIHAWSMFATNALELLTEPGHFVWNSDERTVTYLPRAGEDMETAQVVVPANEQLVILDGAHDLVLKDLTFSHTAWHRSDDGYVGAQAGFTLTGASGPLGEAGSHYTKPAAALTVRGGRRITVSGCEFVHLGGAGAVLEAGTKDTTVTACSFSHLSSGGVYVGDIDPHPALDLADEHNTVSFNTFLGTGAEFTDSVAVWAGYTRNLVVDHNTLEHLPYSGISVGWGWNQPEAQDPWLGDNRITGNRITDVLRVAERQYDGGAVYTQGPQRGTIIQGNHIDRSEYGTTANDGNGIYLDEQSSHILVARNVVTRVGYKWVSNWAEYGVENRAAGNWTDNTITPAFSGIGSVMEDNAEGLAELPPEAVRVAERAGAGPWPAPVAGLGDH from the coding sequence GTGCTGCTCAGCTTTGACGATCTGGACGTCGCGCAGAACGAGGTACGCAGGCTGCTCGCGGCCGGTCAGGGGCAGGACCTGGAGGTACGGCTCAGTGCCAAGGCCTACGCGCGGACCGCTCCCCTGGTCCTCACCGAGCTGGACTCCGGGCGCAACGGCCACACGGTGACGTGGTCCGCCGAGCCCGGCGGGCGTGCCGAGCTCTCCGGGGGCGTCGCGCTCGGCGGATGGCGGCCGGCCGGTGACGGCCGGTGGGTCGCGACGGTTCCGGAGGGGATTCCCACGCCTCGCCAGCTCTATATCAATGGTCTGCGAGCGTCGTGGGCACGCAGTGACTGGCTGGAACACGACGGCTGCGAAATCGGTCCGGAGGGGATGACTGGCGCTGGCTCACTCGGGGTCGCCGCTTATGCGCGTCCGTCGGATGTCGAGATGGTGTTCCGGGTGCGGTGGCGTGCCTACCACTGTCCGGTCGTGGGCGTCTCGGACGATATGATCCGGTTCGCAGAGCCCTGCTGGACTAATGCGCTGCCGGGCACCGGCCGCGTGGGGCCGCACTGGGACAACACCGCGGTCGGGACCGAGATCCACGCGTGGTCGATGTTCGCCACCAACGCCTTGGAACTCCTCACGGAGCCCGGGCACTTCGTATGGAACTCCGACGAGCGCACTGTCACCTATCTGCCGCGGGCTGGCGAGGATATGGAGACCGCGCAGGTCGTGGTCCCCGCCAATGAACAGCTGGTGATCCTGGACGGCGCACACGACCTCGTTCTCAAAGACCTGACCTTCAGCCACACCGCCTGGCACCGATCCGACGACGGCTACGTCGGGGCGCAGGCGGGATTCACGCTGACCGGCGCGTCGGGTCCGCTCGGGGAGGCCGGGTCGCATTACACGAAGCCGGCCGCGGCACTGACCGTGCGCGGGGGACGGCGGATCACGGTGAGCGGCTGCGAGTTCGTGCACCTCGGCGGGGCCGGAGCCGTGTTGGAGGCTGGGACCAAGGACACCACAGTCACGGCTTGCTCGTTCAGCCACCTGTCGTCCGGCGGCGTCTACGTCGGCGACATCGATCCGCATCCCGCCTTGGACCTGGCCGACGAGCACAACACAGTGTCCTTCAACACCTTCCTCGGGACCGGCGCGGAGTTCACCGACTCGGTCGCCGTCTGGGCCGGATACACCCGGAACCTGGTCGTCGACCACAACACCCTGGAGCACCTCCCCTACTCCGGCATCAGCGTCGGCTGGGGATGGAACCAGCCCGAGGCGCAGGATCCGTGGCTCGGGGACAACCGGATCACCGGCAACCGGATCACCGACGTGCTGCGCGTGGCCGAGCGGCAGTACGACGGCGGGGCCGTCTACACGCAGGGCCCGCAGCGCGGAACGATCATCCAGGGCAACCACATCGACCGGTCCGAGTACGGCACCACCGCGAACGACGGCAACGGGATCTATCTGGACGAGCAGAGTTCGCACATCCTCGTCGCGCGCAACGTCGTCACCCGGGTCGGCTACAAGTGGGTGTCGAACTGGGCCGAATACGGGGTCGAGAACCGCGCGGCCGGCAACTGGACGGACAACACGATCACCCCTGCGTTCTCCGGCATTGGCAGCGTCATGGAGGACAACGCCGAGGGCCTGGCCGAGTTGCCGCCGGAGGCCGTCCGCGTCGCCGAGCGCGCCGGAGCCGGGCCGTGGCCCGCGCCGGTCGCGGGGCTCGGCGACCACTGA
- a CDS encoding DUF4265 domain-containing protein, which yields MTAANGQSLPGPGRTTFEVAFDLKPEAPDWPPVPVERLWGEKTAVEFEMRLLNVPFFARGVAYGDLVHVRPDQERRELVFERLNGESGHSTVRITVLDQRAGRDVQHRLRAAGCSWETAAQFSSLLAVDVPADGDYRALRDWLVARRGEGAIEFQESAISARHLEQVPDFPA from the coding sequence GTGACAGCGGCGAACGGTCAGTCCCTTCCCGGCCCCGGCCGAACCACCTTCGAGGTGGCCTTCGACCTGAAGCCCGAGGCCCCGGACTGGCCGCCGGTCCCCGTGGAGCGCCTGTGGGGCGAGAAGACCGCGGTGGAGTTCGAGATGCGCCTGCTGAACGTCCCCTTCTTCGCCCGCGGCGTCGCCTACGGCGACCTGGTCCACGTCCGCCCCGACCAGGAACGCAGAGAGCTGGTCTTCGAAAGGCTCAACGGCGAGTCCGGCCACTCCACCGTCCGCATCACCGTGCTGGACCAGCGCGCCGGCCGCGACGTCCAGCACCGCCTGCGCGCGGCGGGCTGCTCCTGGGAGACCGCCGCGCAGTTCTCGTCGCTGCTGGCCGTCGACGTCCCCGCCGACGGCGACTACCGCGCGCTGCGGGACTGGCTCGTGGCCCGCCGGGGCGAGGGGGCGATCGAGTTCCAGGAGAGCGCCATCTCGGCGCGGCACTTGGAGCAGGTGCCTGATTTCCCCGCGTGA
- a CDS encoding MauE/DoxX family redox-associated membrane protein — protein sequence MTWLTQAQPLFLAGVFGWSGMSKTLGGDLGDLGDLGGRVAGTALHRLLGGRLAPPAYFLLGVAEIALAVSLAVEPGRASALSAAVLSGGFLVYLGYAAVATPQASCGCLGKRKVRQSWRGFARAGMLVAAAMVAATGAPAWWHRPPLAGTVLLLAETALFIALSAELDNLWLYPLRRLRVRVRRPLAGAPDVVPLQATVRALVRSTAWRETAHLVTSDILEHWDAEGHRILVYNARTPDGGATALFAVPLDGDADAIRFTLLDEQEVVAAG from the coding sequence ATGACGTGGCTCACCCAGGCGCAGCCGCTGTTCCTGGCCGGCGTGTTCGGCTGGTCCGGCATGTCCAAGACGCTCGGCGGCGACCTCGGCGACCTCGGCGACCTAGGCGGCCGCGTCGCCGGCACCGCCCTGCACCGCCTGCTCGGCGGACGGCTCGCGCCGCCGGCGTACTTCCTGCTCGGCGTCGCGGAGATCGCGCTCGCGGTCAGCCTCGCCGTCGAGCCCGGCCGCGCGAGCGCGCTGTCCGCGGCCGTCCTGTCCGGCGGCTTCCTCGTCTACCTCGGCTACGCCGCGGTCGCGACACCGCAGGCGTCCTGCGGATGTCTCGGCAAACGGAAGGTGCGGCAGTCGTGGCGCGGCTTCGCCCGGGCCGGGATGCTGGTGGCGGCGGCGATGGTGGCCGCCACCGGGGCTCCGGCCTGGTGGCACCGGCCGCCGTTGGCGGGGACGGTCCTGCTGCTGGCCGAGACGGCGTTGTTCATCGCTTTGTCCGCTGAACTCGACAACCTGTGGCTGTACCCGCTGCGGCGCCTGCGTGTGCGGGTGAGGCGCCCGCTGGCTGGGGCGCCGGACGTGGTCCCGTTGCAGGCGACGGTCCGCGCCCTGGTGCGCAGCACCGCGTGGCGCGAGACCGCGCATCTGGTGACCTCCGACATCCTCGAACACTGGGACGCCGAAGGCCACCGCATCCTGGTGTACAACGCCCGCACGCCCGATGGCGGCGCCACCGCGCTGTTCGCCGTCCCGCTCGACGGCGACGCCGACGCCATCCGGTTCACGCTGCTCGACGAACAGGAGGTGGTCGCCGCCGGGTGA
- a CDS encoding cell wall protein translates to MSTQVDRRRFLTSAALGGATIVGATALGSLAPEAAFGVSAPSVGPGAVDPDFAEGRITSISGSLIVATGSDGTLNTIQTTSGTSVWKLAPTTLSAVRAGDGLYARGVRMPDGSLAADALWVNIVSLDAHVADLASDHLDLDHHTNRIKAHVVSGLSAAVYNGTPPVTDLSHVPVGGHVHVVGAWRPDTSEIDISTVYAKV, encoded by the coding sequence ATGAGCACACAAGTGGACCGCCGCCGGTTCCTGACCAGCGCGGCGCTGGGCGGCGCGACGATCGTCGGGGCGACCGCGCTGGGCTCGCTGGCGCCGGAGGCCGCGTTCGGGGTCAGTGCCCCGAGTGTCGGCCCCGGCGCCGTCGACCCGGACTTCGCCGAGGGCCGGATCACCTCGATCAGCGGCTCGCTGATCGTGGCCACCGGCTCCGACGGCACGCTGAACACGATCCAGACCACCAGCGGGACCAGCGTGTGGAAGCTGGCCCCCACGACCCTGTCCGCGGTGCGGGCCGGCGACGGTCTGTACGCGCGCGGCGTCCGGATGCCCGACGGCAGCCTGGCCGCCGACGCGCTGTGGGTGAACATCGTGAGCCTGGACGCGCACGTCGCGGACCTGGCCTCGGACCACCTGGACCTGGACCACCACACCAACAGGATCAAGGCCCACGTGGTGTCCGGCCTCAGCGCCGCGGTGTACAACGGCACGCCGCCGGTCACGGACCTGTCGCACGTCCCGGTCGGCGGGCACGTGCACGTCGTCGGGGCCTGGCGCCCGGACACCTCGGAGATCGATATCTCGACGGTCTACGCGAAGGTCTGA
- a CDS encoding carbohydrate ABC transporter permease, with protein MAEVRERRSPSRRVLMYVALILFALLFLGPFVIQIATSFKTDPDATNHPLNVVPHPATLEAWKRIFGYSSDQPVPFGTWLRNSIIVATSITLLRVFLDSLAGYALARLRFPGRRAVFLLILGTLAVPNVVLLIPRFLVLKELSLYNSYAGMILPIAMDAAGIFLMRGFFMQVPQSIEEAARIDGAGAFRTWWDIAMPLVRPGLITLTILSFQGSWNEFSFFLVATSDPKYDTLTTGLAKFSGGSLGAGNQFPVTLGAALLSTIPVAILFFVFQRQIVRSQMSSGVKG; from the coding sequence ATGGCCGAAGTCCGCGAGCGCCGCTCCCCGTCCCGGCGCGTGCTGATGTACGTCGCGCTGATCCTGTTCGCGCTGCTGTTCCTCGGGCCCTTCGTGATCCAGATCGCGACCTCGTTCAAGACCGACCCGGACGCCACGAACCACCCGCTGAACGTGGTCCCGCATCCGGCGACCCTGGAGGCGTGGAAGCGGATCTTCGGCTACAGCTCCGACCAGCCGGTGCCCTTCGGGACCTGGCTGCGCAACAGCATCATCGTGGCCACCTCGATCACCCTGCTGCGGGTGTTCCTGGACAGCCTGGCCGGCTACGCCCTGGCCCGGCTGCGCTTCCCGGGCCGGCGCGCGGTGTTCCTGCTGATCCTGGGCACGCTGGCGGTCCCGAACGTGGTGCTGCTGATCCCGCGCTTCCTGGTGCTGAAGGAACTGAGCCTGTACAACTCCTACGCGGGCATGATCCTGCCGATCGCCATGGACGCCGCCGGCATCTTCCTGATGCGCGGGTTCTTCATGCAGGTGCCGCAGTCGATCGAGGAGGCGGCGCGCATCGACGGCGCCGGCGCCTTCCGCACCTGGTGGGACATCGCGATGCCGCTGGTGCGGCCGGGGCTGATCACGCTGACCATCCTGTCGTTCCAGGGCTCGTGGAACGAGTTCAGCTTCTTCCTGGTCGCCACCTCGGACCCGAAGTACGACACTTTGACCACCGGTCTGGCGAAGTTCAGCGGCGGTTCGCTCGGCGCCGGGAACCAGTTCCCGGTCACGCTGGGCGCGGCCCTGCTGTCGACGATCCCGGTGGCGATCCTGTTCTTCGTCTTCCAGCGGCAGATCGTGCGGAGCCAGATGAGTTCCGGGGTGAAGGGGTAG
- a CDS encoding carbohydrate ABC transporter permease: MSRTRSQEDRRQALAGWLFVSPALLGLIVFLVVPIVLALYVSFTNWDGLSNPLGGDVKWVGLHNYQQLLTHDGLTRTTFAGALRNNFWFVLFVVPTQTALALWLAVLVNNKYLRGRGFFRTAFYFPSITSSIAITLVFLFLFQGGGAVNGILNWFGVKGPNWLADPRGVVHVWLSGVGVTKPPGWTQHTVMGQSLWDWFSGPSIAMMVIIILVIWTTSGTFMLMFLAALQNVNDDLYEAGELDGAGAWQRFRHITLPSLRPTLLLVLTLGLIGTWQVFDQIYLTGNNPATRTPAYMSFDQSFQNNHFGIGSAIAFLLFALIMGLTLLQRRVLPEEID; the protein is encoded by the coding sequence ATGAGCAGAACAAGATCGCAGGAGGACCGGCGTCAAGCCCTCGCCGGATGGCTCTTCGTCTCGCCGGCGTTGCTCGGCCTGATCGTCTTCCTGGTGGTCCCGATCGTGCTGGCGCTCTACGTCAGCTTCACGAACTGGGACGGCCTGTCCAACCCGCTCGGCGGCGACGTCAAGTGGGTTGGACTGCACAACTACCAGCAGCTGCTCACGCACGACGGCCTGACCCGCACCACGTTCGCCGGGGCGCTGCGGAACAACTTCTGGTTCGTGCTGTTCGTGGTGCCGACCCAGACCGCGCTCGCGCTGTGGCTGGCGGTCCTGGTCAACAACAAGTACCTGCGCGGCCGCGGCTTCTTCCGGACCGCGTTCTACTTCCCGTCGATCACCTCCAGCATCGCGATCACCCTGGTCTTCCTGTTCCTGTTCCAGGGCGGCGGCGCGGTGAACGGGATCCTGAACTGGTTCGGGGTCAAGGGCCCCAACTGGCTGGCCGATCCCCGCGGGGTCGTGCACGTCTGGCTCAGCGGTGTCGGAGTGACCAAACCGCCGGGCTGGACCCAGCACACGGTGATGGGCCAGTCGCTGTGGGACTGGTTCAGCGGGCCGTCGATCGCCATGATGGTGATCATCATCCTGGTGATCTGGACGACCTCCGGCACCTTCATGCTGATGTTCCTCGCGGCGCTGCAGAACGTGAACGACGACCTGTACGAGGCCGGCGAACTCGACGGCGCCGGCGCCTGGCAGCGCTTCCGCCACATAACCCTGCCGAGCCTGCGGCCCACGCTGCTGCTGGTGCTCACGCTCGGACTGATCGGCACCTGGCAGGTCTTCGACCAGATCTACCTGACCGGCAACAACCCGGCGACCCGGACGCCGGCGTACATGTCCTTCGACCAGAGCTTCCAGAACAACCACTTCGGCATCGGATCGGCGATCGCGTTCCTGCTGTTCGCACTGATCATGGGCCTGACGTTGCTGCAGCGGCGCGTCCTCCCGGAGGAGATCGACTGA
- a CDS encoding extracellular solute-binding protein: MKSVRARRTAAVAGAAAVLVTAAACGSSGPSKSSGSSSSGGTGGATAGVTLQVLIGSSGDAETNAVVAAGNAWGAKTGNKVVVTPAKDLTQQLTQSLAGGTPPDVFYVDASKFQSLVKGNALADVGEKITDSTDMYPNLQKAFTANGQYYCVPKDFSTLALEINTDLWTKAGLTDADYPKTWDQLETVAKKLTANGVTGLVMSDTLDRIGAFMRQAGGSVVSADGKTVTADSPQNLQALDYLQKLGKEGALKFPKQVDTGWGGEALGKGKAAMTIEGNWIVGSMQKDYPNVHYKVVPLPAGPAGDATLSFTNCWGVAQKSAHQAAAVDFIDYLTTVDQQMSFAKAFGVMPSRQAAKTQFTTQFPDQAAFVTGADNAFGPVGFPGFDAVQKDFDSKIQGLSDGSSDPKSMLSSLQKNATDALSNN; this comes from the coding sequence ATGAAGTCAGTTCGTGCCAGGCGGACCGCCGCCGTCGCCGGCGCCGCGGCCGTGCTCGTCACCGCGGCCGCGTGCGGCAGCAGCGGCCCGAGCAAGAGCTCCGGCTCGTCCTCCTCCGGTGGCACCGGCGGCGCCACCGCCGGCGTCACCCTGCAGGTGCTCATCGGGTCCTCCGGCGACGCCGAGACCAACGCGGTGGTGGCCGCGGGCAACGCCTGGGGTGCCAAGACCGGCAACAAGGTCGTCGTCACCCCGGCCAAGGACCTCACCCAGCAGCTCACGCAGTCGCTGGCCGGCGGGACCCCGCCGGACGTCTTCTACGTCGACGCCTCGAAGTTCCAGAGCCTGGTCAAGGGCAACGCCCTGGCCGACGTCGGCGAGAAGATCACCGACTCCACGGACATGTACCCGAACCTGCAGAAGGCGTTCACCGCCAACGGGCAGTACTACTGCGTCCCGAAGGACTTCTCCACGCTGGCCCTGGAGATCAACACCGACCTGTGGACCAAGGCCGGGCTGACCGACGCCGACTACCCCAAGACCTGGGACCAGCTGGAGACCGTCGCCAAGAAGCTCACCGCCAACGGCGTCACCGGCCTGGTGATGAGCGACACCCTGGACCGCATCGGCGCCTTCATGCGCCAGGCCGGCGGCTCGGTGGTCTCCGCCGACGGCAAGACCGTCACCGCCGACTCGCCGCAGAACCTGCAGGCCCTGGACTACCTGCAGAAGCTGGGCAAGGAGGGCGCGCTGAAGTTCCCCAAGCAGGTCGACACCGGCTGGGGCGGCGAGGCCCTGGGCAAGGGCAAGGCCGCGATGACGATCGAGGGCAACTGGATCGTCGGCTCGATGCAGAAGGACTACCCGAACGTGCACTACAAGGTCGTCCCGCTGCCCGCGGGCCCGGCCGGCGACGCCACGCTGTCCTTCACCAACTGCTGGGGCGTCGCGCAGAAGAGCGCGCACCAGGCCGCCGCGGTCGACTTCATCGACTACCTGACGACCGTCGACCAGCAGATGAGCTTCGCCAAGGCCTTCGGCGTGATGCCCTCGCGGCAGGCCGCCAAGACCCAGTTCACCACCCAGTTCCCGGACCAGGCGGCGTTCGTGACCGGGGCGGACAACGCCTTCGGACCGGTCGGCTTCCCCGGCTTCGACGCGGTGCAGAAGGACTTCGACTCCAAGATCCAGGGCCTGTCCGACGGCTCCTCGGACCCCAAGAGCATGCTGTCCAGCCTGCAGAAGAACGCCACGGACGCGCTGAGCAACAACTGA
- a CDS encoding LacI family DNA-binding transcriptional regulator has product MSQPEQPSARPTIKAVAKHAQVSYQTVSNALNAPERLRPDTLARVLRAVEELGYRPTQAARNLRLQTTRLIGFRSTRSGGRGIGAIEDRFLYALTSAARDRGYGVILFAADGDDDEIAMFEDLVSRGAVDGFVLFGSHRHDARTAWLAERDVPFVSFGRPWEKTAFEYSWLDVDGHAGTLAATRHLAESGHRRIAFIGWPEGSEVGDDRYAGYLAAAAELGLPARGLTVRGLDGIGAGTQLAAGLLDKAHPPTAFVCVSDAMAVGVMHAVEHRGLAVGKDVAVIGFDDSPLATVVQPTLSSVRQPLESIARRCVDLVLERIDDPRSAVTTSVVEPTVIARGSSNPSHPSSPDGA; this is encoded by the coding sequence ATGTCACAGCCCGAGCAGCCGTCGGCCCGCCCGACCATCAAGGCGGTCGCCAAACACGCCCAGGTCTCGTACCAGACAGTATCGAACGCGCTGAACGCCCCGGAGCGCCTGCGCCCGGACACCCTGGCCCGCGTGCTCCGCGCGGTGGAGGAACTCGGCTACCGGCCCACCCAGGCCGCGCGCAATCTGCGGCTGCAGACCACGCGGCTGATCGGCTTCCGGTCCACCCGCTCGGGCGGCCGGGGCATCGGCGCCATCGAGGACCGGTTCCTGTACGCGCTGACCTCCGCCGCGCGGGACCGCGGGTACGGCGTGATACTTTTCGCCGCCGACGGTGACGACGACGAGATCGCCATGTTCGAGGACCTGGTCAGCCGGGGCGCGGTGGACGGCTTCGTGCTGTTCGGCTCGCACCGGCACGACGCCCGCACCGCCTGGCTCGCCGAGCGCGACGTGCCGTTCGTCAGCTTCGGCCGGCCCTGGGAGAAGACCGCGTTCGAGTACTCCTGGCTCGACGTCGACGGCCACGCCGGCACCCTGGCCGCGACCCGGCACCTGGCTGAGTCCGGACACCGCCGGATCGCCTTCATCGGCTGGCCCGAGGGCAGCGAGGTCGGCGACGACCGGTACGCCGGCTACCTGGCCGCCGCCGCCGAACTCGGCCTGCCCGCCCGCGGGCTGACCGTGCGCGGCCTGGACGGCATCGGCGCCGGCACGCAGTTGGCGGCAGGGCTGCTGGACAAGGCCCACCCGCCGACCGCGTTCGTCTGCGTCAGCGACGCGATGGCCGTCGGCGTCATGCACGCCGTCGAGCACCGCGGACTGGCCGTGGGCAAGGACGTCGCGGTGATCGGCTTCGACGACAGCCCGCTGGCCACCGTCGTGCAGCCCACCTTGAGCAGTGTGCGCCAGCCCCTGGAGTCCATCGCGCGCCGGTGCGTGGACCTGGTTCTCGAGCGCATCGACGACCCCCGCAGCGCGGTGACCACCTCCGTCGTGGAGCCCACGGTCATCGCGCGCGGCAGCAGTAATCCCTCCCATCCCTCATCCCCAGATGGGGCCTGA